In the Blastocatellia bacterium genome, AGCGGAGGGCTTCGGCAAACGACGGAGCGCCCACGGGCACGATCATGAATTCCTGCAGGTCGAGAGTGTTGTCGGCGTGGACGCCTCCGTTGAGGATGTTCATGAGCGGGACGGGGAGAGTGGCGGCGGCAGCTCCTCCCAGGTAGCGATAGAGGGGCAGGCCCACGGCTGCCGCTGCCGCCCGCGCGACGGCCAACGAGATGGCCAGGATCGCATTGGCTCCCAGTCGCCGTTTGTTTTCGGTCCCATCAAGGTCAATCATGGCCTGATCAATGGCGGCTTGATCGAAGGCATTCATCCCGACGAGGCGTTCGGCCAGAGGTCCCGTGATGTGGGCCAGAGCCTGGCGGACGCCTTTCCCCTGATACCGCCTGGGGTCGCCATCACGCAGTTCCCAGGCTTCTCCTTCGCCCGTCGAAGCGCCCGATGGAACCGATGCGCGCCCGACAGCTCCACCGACCAGGACAACTTCGGCTTCTACCGTCGGCACTCCTCGCGAGTCGAGGATCTCGCGTGCGTGAATGCGGGTGATGACTGCTCTGGTTGCGTCGTCAGGGTGTCTCATCCGTTCTTTCCCGGTTTCTTTTTCGATGTCTCAGGCTCGCGGGGCAGTTCGGCGGGGACCTGAGTGGGTTTCAAAATGATGTCCGGAAGACGTCGTTCGGAGGGAGCATTTCCTGCCGGTCTCCCCGACCCGTCAGCTCCCGGTTCGACCAGGCGGGGAAGCGTCGTGGCCACCGGCGGAGGCGGTTCGGGAATGCCGACAGCGCCGCTGGCCGGACGCCCGGTTCGCTCTCTCGCCTTGGCGATCCACTCCGGCATTTCCGTCGTCAGTTGGAAAGGCTGCGGCGTCTTGTCCTTCAGATACTCCTTCATGAACTCGATCCAGATCGGAAGCGCGGCGACGGCTCCCGTTTCTTTGTTGCCGAGGCTCTTCTTCTCATCGAATCCGATCCACACGCCCGTGGCGACCGTCGGGGTGTAGCCGATGAACCAGGCATCGGTGAAATCGTTGACGGTTCCCGTCTTTCCTCCGATGGGCCAGGGAGCGAATTCAGGATAGCTTCGGATGCGGGCAGCGGTGCCGGAATTGACGACGCCCTGCATCAGGGTGACCATCGTCGAGGCGACGTAGGGATCGAGCACGCGCTCCGGTGGGGGAGCTTCCCAGTGTTCAAGCTCTTTGCCATCGCGATCAATGACCCGGCGGATGGAGTGAGGATGAACGCGCAGGCCCTGATTGGCGAAGATGGCATAAGCGGCCGTCATCGCCAGCAGCGGTTCCTCTGTCGCTCCCAATGCCGACGGCAGGAAAGGAGCCATCGGATTGGGCAATCCGAGACGCTCCACCATGCGCGCGGCTTTGGCCACACCGATTCGTTGCAGCACGCGCACGGCGGGAATATTGCGGGACTCGGCGACGGCTTGAGCGATGGTGATCAGGCCCTTGAACGTCCCATCATAGTTGTGAGGAGTCCAGTCGCCGATGGTTAACGGGGCGTCCCAGACGCGATCGTCGGGCGTCAAGCCCGCTTCCACGGCGGCAGCGTAGATGAACGGCTTGAAGGCGGATCCCGTTTGACGCAGCGCCTGCGTCGCATGATTGAACCGTGAGGTGTTGAAGTCATAGCCTCCGACGAGGGCTTTAATTTCGCCCGAAGGGAGTTCAATCGCCACCAATGCCCCTTGAACCTCCGGCGGCTGAAGCAGGGTGACTTTCATCTCCCGGGCCTGATCGTCAATGGCGTGAACCTGGCAGACGGGGAGATCGCCCGGACGCACCAACTTTGTGAGCGGGCGTCCCCAGGGCGCGTCACGGGGCGTCACCCGCGCCGCGTACTGGCCCAATCGCACCAGGGCCTCGCGGTCGGTCACCGACATGACCAGGCAGGGATAGTAGTCGCCCACCTCAAAGCGCGTCTCCCAGTCGGGATGACGATAGCTCAGCAGGTTCTGCTTTTGATCGAGAATGTTTTCCAGGCGGCCGCGCCAGCCATGGCGTCGCTCGTAGGCATGAATGCCGTTGCGAACGGCGCGCACCGCGGCCCGTTGAGCGGCCGGATTGAGCGTGGTGTAGACCTGAAGCCCGCCCGTATGCGTGCGACGCGTCCCGTATTTGTCTTCGAGATACCGCCGCACGTCCTCGACAAAATAGGCGTAAGGCGAGCGCACGTTATCCACCCGTCCGCCCGTGCTCAGCCGAATCGGTCGAGCCATCGCTGCCCGCGCCTGCTCGCGGGAGATATATTTTTCCTCGGCCATCTTCTCCAGCACCTGATTGCGCCGTTGAAGCGCCGCCTGAGGCCGCAGCAAGGGCGAGTAAAGCTGCGGCGCTTTCGGCAGGGCCGCCAGCATCGCCGCCTCTTCCAGCGTCAGCTCAGCAGCGGACTTGCCGAAATAATATTGTGCTGCCGCTTCCACCCCATAGGCGTTTCCGCCAAGATAAATCTGATTGCAGTAGAGTTCGATGATTTGTTCCTTGGTGTAGTATCGCTCGATGAGAAGCGCGAGCAGAGCTTCCTTGATCTTGCGGGAGTAAGTCCGCTCGGGGTTGAGAAAGAGCATCTTGGCCAGTTGTTGCGTGATGGTCGAGCCGCCCTGAACCGTTCCTCCCGCCCGCACATTGGCGATGAAAGCCCCGACGATGCGAATGGGATCAATCCCGTAGTGCTCGTAGAAGCGGGCATCCTCGATGGCGATGAAAGCCTTTCGCACATGATCGGGAATCTGATGGTAGGGGATCGGAATGCGCCGCTCCAGGTAAAATTCGCCGATGACCGTTTGTTCGTCATCGGCATAGACGCGCGTCAGCACGCTCGCCTGGTAATCGCTCAACTGAGCCACCATGACCGCCAGCTCGGAATGGTCGAGCGCATAAGCGATTGAGAGGCCGACCAGACCCCCGCAGAGGATCGTCAGAAGAATCGAACACAGGATGATCCGGCGGCGGAGCAGGCCGAGAAGCCGTTCTTTCATCGTGATTGATGGCGATCTGTCTCCGTCTGTCATAGTGACGCTCGATTACACCTCACATTATAGCACAGTCGGTCTCCGTCTCGATTCGGCGTGGGCGGGGATGGTCGCCTTGCTTTGAGCGACTCCTCTCTCAAAACGGGCCTCGGAAGAAGCGCCGCTTTTCCTGCGTCAAACCATCAGGGAGATGAGTCCCCACAGTGGCTCGTCTGGCCGGAGAGGACGTCAATGGCATGAGGCAGGACGGGGCGAATCACAGCGAACGTCTCTCGAACGCCGCGCACGCTGCCGGGGAAGTTGATGATGAGCGTCCTCGATCGAATTCCGGCGATGGCGCGGCTGAGGATGGCTCGTGGCGTTCCGGCGGTGAAGGTGGCGAGTCGCATCGCTTCCGCCAGTCCGGGAACCTCTCGTTCGATGACGTCGCGGGTGGCTTCGGGGGTCTGGTCGCGCGGCGACAGTCCCGTTCCTCCGGTGGTCAGGATGAGGTTGACATCCTCACGATCCGCATAGGCGCGAAGTCGCTCGGCGATCACCTCTCGCTCGTCGGGGACGACGTCGTGGGCGACGAGCGTCGCGCCCAGCGCTTGTAAAGCTTCGATCAACGCCGGTCCCGAAGCGTCCGCGCGTTCGCCCCGGGCCACGCTATCACTGATGGTCAGAACAACGGCGCGAATTTGTCCCATGATTCTTGAGCGAAGCGTCAGCGGCAGCAGCTACCCGCCCGAATCGGGCAAGGAATTCGGGAGCTTGCTTTCTGAGGATGAGCCAGTCGGCAAACACATCGGGGGAGTAAAGCCAGACGGTGAACCAGTTGGCAATTTCCGCTTTCACCGCCCGCTTGTCGGGCGATCGGGCAGCGCGAGCGGCAGCGCGGGCCCGTTGCTTGCCCACCAGCGCGAGCTGTCGAACGTAGGCCGCTCCTTTGGCATCGCCGAGCTGTTTGTAATGTCGGTATCGCTGGGTGAGATGCTCAAGCGTAGCTTCAGCAGCCTCGAAGGTATCGAACTTGAGAAGGCCGGCCAGTTCGCTGGCATACGGCTCGTCGGGAATCACAGCGGTGTAACGATCGTGGACCAGGACTCGTTTGCCCGCCTCCTGCAACACCTGAATGATATAGGTGCGCGACGGCGCGCGCGGGCCTCCGAGCAACTCGCCGACGCGCCTGCGAATCAACTCCAGTTCCGACGCGCCGACCGTCGAGAGGCCCTCGCGCTCGCACACCAGCAAAATGGCTTGCTTCTTCGTCATAGTTGCCTGCGGCTCACTCATCCGCCCGAAGGGGGAAGTCCGATGCCTTTCGTTGAACACCGGCCTTCCTGCCCCGGACGCCCGACTATGACCGTATGATCCCGGCCCGCATCCGGTCTCTCCGCTGCCCGGCAATTGTAGCACATCGAAGCTTTGAGCCGGGAAAGGGGGAAAACGTCGAGCGAGATCTGCGAGCGCGGCGGGCAATCATTGATTCCTCCAGGCCCCGCAGGGATTGGCACGAAAAATGGCCCGCGAATCGCGCGGAAATGAGGCGAAGACTTCTGCCCGCGGAGATGAAAGGTTCCCCCGGATCGCTCATCGGCGGGCGCATTTCACGGAGGCGATTTTCACTTTTCGAGTTTTCGGACGGCGGGTCGGGCTTCATGAGCACCTCCTTCGAGAGGAACGCGCATGCTCTAGATGTACGGCTCCCGTGGATTGTTCGCGCGGATTCCCCCGTGCGCCGTGAATGAATGGTTCGCCTCGACCAGGCGCTCGAGGCCACATTTTTTCTTCCGCTCTACAATTTTTCCGCGAAAGAGAATAAAATCGTGCGTCATGACGGACGTGCCGAAAATTGTTCTCCGCAACGGTCGTTTGATTCTCCCCGACCGAATCCTCGAAGGGGCTGCGGTCGTCGTCGAGGGCAGGCGCATTGCCGATATTGTCAGCGACGGGAATCCTCCGGCGGTGGACGTAGGGGTTGATCTCGCAGGCGCGTATCTTGCTCCCGGCATGATTGACATCCACATTCACGGAGCGCGAGGGGTTGATCTGTTGACGGCTTCGCCGGAGGGATTGAGGCGGTGGGCGCAGTTCCTCCTGACCGAAGGGGTCACCGGCTTTCTTCCCACGACGGTTCCCACCGACGAGGCCGGCTATCGGGAGGTGCTCCGGTCGCTTGGGGACTATCTCTCGGCGGGACCGCCTTCGGATGCGGCTCGAATTCTCGGCATTCACTTCGAAGGGCCGTTTGTCAATCCTTTTCGCGCCGGCGCGTTGCGCGTCGAGTATCTGCGGTCCTATCGTCAGCCGGACGATCTCGGCGTTTTCCTCAGCGGCGATTTCCCGGTTCGGCCTTTCGTCCGCATGATGACGCTCGCGCCGGAAATTCACGGGGGTCTCGACCTCGTTCACGAACTCGCGGCTCGGGGTTTCCTCCTGGCCATCGGTCACAGCCAGGCGCTGGTGGGTGAATGTCAGCAAGCCGCCCGGCACGGGGTGCGACACATCACCCACTTTTTCAACGCGCTCGCCCCTTTGCATCATCGGAATCCCGGAGTTGTCGGCTGGGGCATGGTCGCCGACAGCGTCACGGTGGATTTGATCGCCGACGGTCACCATCTGGATGAGCTGATGATCGAGCTGGTGAGGCGGACCAAGGGACCGCAACGCATCGCGCTCATCAGCGATGCCATCGCTCCGACCGGCCTGGGCGACGGATCTTTCGAGGTGTGGGGACAAACCATTCGCGTGAGTGGAGGGAAAACGGCCAATCCCGCCGGAAGCCTGGCCGGTTCCGTGATCACCCTTCGTGATGCTGTGCGCAATCTGCGCCGGTGGGGAGTCCCTCTGACCGAAATCATGCAGATGGCATCGCTTGTTCCGGCGCGACTGCTCGGCCTGGAGGCGGAGTTCGGTTCGATTGAGCCCGGCAAGCGAGCGGACCTCATCGCCTTTGACGAAGAGACGACCATTCGATTCGTCATGCTCGACGGCAACATCGTCGTCGGTAACGGAACCGCCATTTCCCCCGCGGGGAGTTGAAACGATGGGGTCGCCGGAATGTTGAGATGCCTGTGAGCCGAATTCTGTCGAGTTCACAACGGAATCGGCTGTCACATCGGATCGTCTCGCACCCTGATACGAAGAGACTCACGTGATGGCGCACCTCGAAGAGGCTCGACGTCTGTTGCGCACGTCGTTTGGATTGAGCCAGTTCCGTCCGGGACAGGAGGATGTCATCGCGGCCGTTCTTGAAGGGCGCGATTGCGTCGTCGTCATGCCCACCGGGGGAGGGAAGTCGCTCTGCTATCAACTCCCGGCGTTGTTGCTGCCCGGTCGCACGCTCGTCATTTCACCCCTCATCGCCCTGATGAAGGATCAGGCCGAGGCCCTTCAACGCCGGGGCATTCCGGCCACGTTCATCAACAGCTCTCTGTCCTTTGACGAGCAGCGGCATCGTCTCCAGGAGTTCCTTCGGGGGGAGACGAAGATTCTCTTTATCGCTCCCGAACGGTTTCGCTCGGCGTCGTTCCTGGAGAGTCTGCGGCGGCAGGAGATCTCCCTGGTGGCTGTGGACGAGGCCCATTGCATTTCTCATTGGGGGCATGACTTTCGGCCCGAGTATCTGAATCTGGGGTCGGCCATCGAAGCTCTCGGCAGGCCCCAGGTGATCGCGCTGACGGCGACAGCCACGCCAATGGTGCGGCTGGACATCATCGAGCATCTGAAGCTGCGGCACCCGGCGGTCTTCGTCTCCGGCTTCGACCGGGAGAATTTGCGCTTGCAGGTGATCCCC is a window encoding:
- the eno gene encoding phosphopyruvate hydratase (catalyzes the formation of phosphoenolpyruvate from 2-phospho-D-glycerate in glycolysis), which gives rise to MRHPDDATRAVITRIHAREILDSRGVPTVEAEVVLVGGAVGRASVPSGASTGEGEAWELRDGDPRRYQGKGVRQALAHITGPLAERLVGMNAFDQAAIDQAMIDLDGTENKRRLGANAILAISLAVARAAAAAVGLPLYRYLGGAAAATLPVPLMNILNGGVHADNTLDLQEFMIVPVGAPSFAEALR
- a CDS encoding PBP1A family penicillin-binding protein; its protein translation is MKERLLGLLRRRIILCSILLTILCGGLVGLSIAYALDHSELAVMVAQLSDYQASVLTRVYADDEQTVIGEFYLERRIPIPYHQIPDHVRKAFIAIEDARFYEHYGIDPIRIVGAFIANVRAGGTVQGGSTITQQLAKMLFLNPERTYSRKIKEALLALLIERYYTKEQIIELYCNQIYLGGNAYGVEAAAQYYFGKSAAELTLEEAAMLAALPKAPQLYSPLLRPQAALQRRNQVLEKMAEEKYISREQARAAMARPIRLSTGGRVDNVRSPYAYFVEDVRRYLEDKYGTRRTHTGGLQVYTTLNPAAQRAAVRAVRNGIHAYERRHGWRGRLENILDQKQNLLSYRHPDWETRFEVGDYYPCLVMSVTDREALVRLGQYAARVTPRDAPWGRPLTKLVRPGDLPVCQVHAIDDQAREMKVTLLQPPEVQGALVAIELPSGEIKALVGGYDFNTSRFNHATQALRQTGSAFKPFIYAAAVEAGLTPDDRVWDAPLTIGDWTPHNYDGTFKGLITIAQAVAESRNIPAVRVLQRIGVAKAARMVERLGLPNPMAPFLPSALGATEEPLLAMTAAYAIFANQGLRVHPHSIRRVIDRDGKELEHWEAPPPERVLDPYVASTMVTLMQGVVNSGTAARIRSYPEFAPWPIGGKTGTVNDFTDAWFIGYTPTVATGVWIGFDEKKSLGNKETGAVAALPIWIEFMKEYLKDKTPQPFQLTTEMPEWIAKARERTGRPASGAVGIPEPPPPVATTLPRLVEPGADGSGRPAGNAPSERRLPDIILKPTQVPAELPREPETSKKKPGKNG
- a CDS encoding MogA/MoaB family molybdenum cofactor biosynthesis protein codes for the protein MGQIRAVVLTISDSVARGERADASGPALIEALQALGATLVAHDVVPDEREVIAERLRAYADREDVNLILTTGGTGLSPRDQTPEATRDVIEREVPGLAEAMRLATFTAGTPRAILSRAIAGIRSRTLIINFPGSVRGVRETFAVIRPVLPHAIDVLSGQTSHCGDSSP
- a CDS encoding DUF4385 family protein, which gives rise to MTKKQAILLVCEREGLSTVGASELELIRRRVGELLGGPRAPSRTYIIQVLQEAGKRVLVHDRYTAVIPDEPYASELAGLLKFDTFEAAEATLEHLTQRYRHYKQLGDAKGAAYVRQLALVGKQRARAAARAARSPDKRAVKAEIANWFTVWLYSPDVFADWLILRKQAPEFLARFGRVAAAADASLKNHGTNSRRCSDHQ
- the nagA gene encoding N-acetylglucosamine-6-phosphate deacetylase, with the protein product MTDVPKIVLRNGRLILPDRILEGAAVVVEGRRIADIVSDGNPPAVDVGVDLAGAYLAPGMIDIHIHGARGVDLLTASPEGLRRWAQFLLTEGVTGFLPTTVPTDEAGYREVLRSLGDYLSAGPPSDAARILGIHFEGPFVNPFRAGALRVEYLRSYRQPDDLGVFLSGDFPVRPFVRMMTLAPEIHGGLDLVHELAARGFLLAIGHSQALVGECQQAARHGVRHITHFFNALAPLHHRNPGVVGWGMVADSVTVDLIADGHHLDELMIELVRRTKGPQRIALISDAIAPTGLGDGSFEVWGQTIRVSGGKTANPAGSLAGSVITLRDAVRNLRRWGVPLTEIMQMASLVPARLLGLEAEFGSIEPGKRADLIAFDEETTIRFVMLDGNIVVGNGTAISPAGS